Genomic segment of Paenibacillus macerans:
TTGTCGTCTCCAAAAAAGAAGACCGGTACCCCACGCCCGATGAAATTGAGAGAAACATTATGGAAAAGGCGGGCAGGTAACCGGTTGAAATAACCGAATTTCACAAATAAGGGTTTATTCTAGGGTTTATTCCGCAGGACCGGAGCCGCGGAATAAACCCTTTTTCTTCAAGGGAGTAGCTAGATTTGAGAATTTTTAGCGGGGGGATTCAAAACCTAAATCAGAGACAATGGACAAAATGGGCGGATCGGGAGCATGTCTCTAGGTCCGTGTATCTATGTTTGTACAATGTATGTGGTATAATGTCAACATCTGCAATTTATTTTCCAATTAGGGAGAAATTTTAATGAAAATTCGTAAAGCAATTATTCCGGCGGCCGGATTAGGGACGCGTTTTCTGCCGGCGACCAAGGCCATGCCTAAGGAAATGCTGCCGATCGTCGACAAGCCCACGATCCAATATATCGTGGAGGAAGCGGTCGCTTCCGGGATTGAAGACATTATTATTGTAACGGGGAAGGGTAAGCGTGCGATCGAAGATCACTTTGATACATCATTTGAGCTAGAATACAATCTAAATGAAAAAGGAAAATTTCAGCTTCTTGAAGAGGTACGTAAATCTTCGGAGATGGCGGATATTCACTACATCCGGCAAAAGGAACCAAAAGGCCTGGGACATGCGATCTGGTGCGCACGGAAATTTATCGGCAACGAACCGTTTGCCGTGCTGCTTGGCGACGATATCGTCGAGTCGGAGGTACCTTGCCTAAAACAAATGATCAACGTGTTTGAGGAGCATAAAGCTTCGGTAGTTGGTGTGCAGCCGGTAGACTGGAATGAGGTGTCCCGTTACGGGATTGTGAATCCTACGGTGATTCAGGAGCGGGTTTACTTGGCCAATGAACTGGTGGAGAAACCAGAAACCGGTAAGGCCCCCTCTAATTTGGCGATCATGGGGCGTTACATTTTGACCCCGGCGATTTTTGGCATTCTTGAAGAACAACAAGTAGGCGTAAACGGAGAGATCCAGTTGACCGATGCGATCTCGCGCCTCGGTGAGACGGAACGAATTTTGGCCTATAACTTCGAAGGAACCCGGCATGATGTGGGCGAGAAGATGGGCTTCATTCAAACCACCATCCATTATGCGCTGGAAAATCCGGAATTGCGGGATGAATTACTTCGTTTTATGACGGAAATCGTTAGTGCAAATCAAAAAACGGCCTCTCCTGAGTGAGAGACCGTTTTTCTTTATGCTTTAAAAGTTTTGCTGAGTTATTTTGTCAATTTCCCCTTTTTCGTTTGGATCCATTTGCAGCAAGCGATCATATACCGCCTGGTCGGTGGTTCCGTTCTTCTGCAAGGCTGCCAAATACCAGCGGGCGATCTCACGGTTCGTACCATCATTCAAGTCATCCTTGATGCCAACTTTAAAAATCTCCGCAGCTTTTGCCGGATCGTTCAGCATATATTGCATTTTACCGGCGTTTAGCACCATCGGTTGCGTGATTTCAAACGGATTTCCTTGCAATTGACCTTTCGGCAGAGTTTTCAAATGTTCAACCCCGGCAACCACATGCTGATATGCGGCAAGTCCTGTTTTGAAGTAGTCGTCCTTCTTGGCAGTATCCTGTTGACCAAGCGCTTGGTAACCTAGCTCATAAGACTGCACAATCAACTGTTCGTACCAATTCATATCATAGGCGTAACGATCGGCATTATCGCGAAGAACGGCATATGCCTTATCGTTTTCGCTATTGGATTGATACAGCGTCATGAGCTGCTTGTACATATTTTTGTCGAACGGCTCTTTTTTCAGCGTATTTGTTAGTAAATTAAGCTCTTCGTTGTAAAAAGACTCATCTTTCGTCTGACTGTACACGGCTTGAAGAAGGCTGGACATATACAATACCGCATCGGGGTGATCTCCACGTTTGCTGAGAGCCTTATCCAGCGGTGTTTTAATTTCCTGGAAGTCATTACTTGTGGTGAACAAGTTTTTAGCTTTAACAACGTCTTGGCTCGCCCCAATATAACGGATCGACACAAAGATCAGCACGATCGAGGCAAGCACCATAACCGTGCTATACAAGCCTCGCATTGTGCCTGGCTTCAACTTGAGTTTGGCTACCGGGCGGTTGTCCATCACAGCCGCCATGCCGCCCAGACCCAGGAAAACAAGCATGCTGATAAAAACAAAACTCATATTGAAATCCATCAAGCTGTGAATCAGAATCGAAAAAACAAGAATGAAATAAGCAAAATAAGAGTCACGTTCCTGTTCACCGGCTTTGATGTAGCCGCGAATATATTTATAGAAAATAAAGATCAGAAATGCCACAAAAATAATGAATCCTAAAAGGCCGGTCTCGACCAGATACTGCATCACAAAGCTGTGCGCTTGACGGCTGGAGTACGGGTTGTTTTGATACTTTTCAAAAATCGACGCCCATGCGCCGCCGCCTGCACCGATGATTGGATAATCTTTAAGAACTTTTACGGCGTCTTTATAGAATGTCATCCGTTCAAGGAAACTGTGCTGCTGCAGGTTAAGATTTTCCAAACGTTCCCCAATGTTGCCCGGTAAAATATGCTTGAGGTTCGTGCCCAGGAACAGCCAAGCCAGGATACCGACCACAACGACGGAAACGACCGGCAGCCACAGGCTGGACAGTTTTCTATCCGCCCATCTGCTAAGGCCGCTTTCCAAACGAGGAGCTGCATAACGCTGGATCAGCCATGCGATCACGGCCAGCGCCAGCGAGGCGCCAAGTACATAAAACCAGCCTTTGGCCGGATCATTGATTTGCCCCAGGTGGAATTGCTGCCCGAGGTTCGTTACCGGTTTAGCGATCACCAGCGTGGCAACACCGGCCAGCACGCAATAAACAATCCACAGGATTTGTTTGGCCGGCTTCAGGAATAACAACAGTACGACGAAGACGACAGGCAAGAACACCAGGCCGCCGCGCGATAACGTCAGCAAAATCGAAAGGACCATCGGTACCAGCATAAATGCGTGGATCGCTTGGCCGTACCACTTTTTAGAGCGGGTGATGCCGAACACGGCGATGAAGAAGAAGGCCATCAGGAAGGCGGCATACGTATTAGGATATTGGAAAACAGATGCGAGACGTGGACCGTTTGCGTCAACCCAAACCGCCTGCGTGTATTGTCCATCAACGACAATTCCCGAGAACCAGCCGACAATGGCCGACACGGTTCTTCCCTGTCCGAGCCAGTTGAATAAGCCGAACAGCACAATCACGTAAGCAACCGTAATCAAGGTCGTCTCAATCATCCGGTTGGCCTTGTGATTTTGCAGCAAATAAAGCCCCATAATGAACATAAAGGCATAAAGCGATTGAATCAGCACCATATTGGAAGCAAAGTACTGGCTTGCCGCCGAAATTAGTGCGATAATGTAAGTTATGGGAATTAAGAGTACAAGCAGGGCTGTCCAGTCCCGTTGGTCTTCCAGCTTGATATTTTTGAAGAAAGCCGCAGCCCACACCAGCAGCAGGATGCTGCCGACAAGAACCGACCAATAGATCGGCTGCTCAAAATTTAGCACAAGACCGTTAAACACACCAGCCTGGAACGGAGCCCAAACCAAAAACATAATTAAGCCAACTAATAACAACCATAACGCCGCAGGTAACTTTTCCCGAATTCTCGACTCTACGGCCATTTTCCCGTATACTGGATTCGACACGTATTTATCTCCTTTGCTAATAGATACGGGTATTATTTTAGCATAGGATGGGCTCTTCTTCTACTAAGCGTCCAATGAAAGATTGTTTTTTTAAATTATGGTATTTAAAAGAAAAAATGTAATTTTGTAACTAGAAGCATTTTCGGAAAACTAACATGATTCGAGGGCAACACCGCTTCTCATGAGCATACTGCTCTGCTCCTGATTAGTATTGCAAACTGCTGCACTTGTGTGTCACAATCAATAAAGATTTGATGAAAGTCCTTGTGGTAATTCATGCGGAAACTCTACAAATTGAAGCTTTTGGTGTAACGGGCCTGCCGAGATTTGTTGCGTGATTGCTTTATTGTGTGATTCTCTTGGTCCTTTGGTAAAAATAGAAATGACTTTATCGAAGCAGTGTTGCGCATCGTTCAGGAGAGCAAGGGGATATTGTTCATACCATTTGCGGGGCTAAGTTTCTGGGCGGACTACGCTTAGGAGGTTTTTCGACAGGCAGGGTATACGACTGCAGACAAATAAAATTACAGTTACGCAGCCGTCCTCCGTCCTATAATCCCCCCGCTTGATTAAAGTGAGTCTGTATGCACTGGGCTTTGAGAAATTGCTACACTGACAGGGTGTTTCACGAAGATTCTTGGCGGAGGTTTCATTTATGAAATTAATGAACCAATTTTATAACTTCATAATAGATGTTTTTAAAGCCTTTTTCAATACAAACAGGAGCAGGGCGACCTTTCGGAAAGCTTACGCGGTATTCAAGGAATTCGGTTGGGCAGGTTTTGTAAAAGCAATTAAAAATAAAGCATCTAAACGCCAGCTTTTAGATGGGGTAGTCACAAAAGAAGAGGAAGAAATGGAAGAACTACCTTACGTTGGATCTGTTTTCGTTGCGGGGGACAACACTGGAAGAAAGCTCTTCCGGCGACAACAGGAGGAGTACTCAGAAGCGGTTATTGGACAAATGATTGAGGTACTACAAAAGAACGTTCACTTTAGCATCATACTGCTTTTGGAACGTACTGAGATAAACATGCTGGAGCGGACATTAAAATCAGTTCAGTCCCAAATCTATGGTCGTTGGGAGCTTTGGGCGGTTGATTTGGGAACAAAGGACAGGCGAGGGGTAAATCTCTTTGGTAGAGAAGCAGAAAAAGACTCTCGCCTCCATCTGCTGGGGTCAAACGGGCAGAAAATAGGTAGAGCGGAAGCATACAATCAAGCTCTTAGTAAAACATTGGGTGATTATATAATTTTTATGCACATGGGTGATCAACTGACGCCCGACGCTCTGTATTGGGCAGCAAAGAATTTAGACGAAAGAGACAACGTAGACCTGCTTTTTTCGGATGAATGCTATGTCGACGAGAATGGCAATTATTTCAGTTTCTTTTTCAAACCAGCTTGGTCACCGTTATTGATGATTAGGTCTTCCTACCCTGGGAACTTCTCTGCGTTCAGGAAAGCAACTTTGCAGAAGTGCGGAGAATTCGAAAAAGCATTTGACAGTTGTGCACTTTATGAAATGACTCTACGGCTCTCCAAGCGAGGGGGGGGAATTCGACACATTGAACGGATTTTGTATTCGACATACGCTGTTGAAAAAACAGCAGAAGCTCGTCGACGAGAGATATCTAGTCGGGCAAAGGCATTATCCCAACATATGTGGCGTATGAACTATCCGGCTTTCATCTTTGAGCAAGACGGACAAAATTTTATATCCAAATGGCGGAGTGAAATTCCACTTGTTAGTGTGATTATTGCAACAGATCATTCTGCCATACTGAGTAGTTTGCCACACCTGCTGCGGAATACTGCGTATCCTAACTTTGAGATCGTTATTGTGTCGAACTCAGAATTATCGGAAGAAATCGGAGAAGCGATGTCCGGCTTAGGAGAACGGATGATTCTTTGCCCATATGATGGGCCTCTTAATTATTCAAAAAAATACAATCTTGGTGCGGAAGCAGCCAAGGGAGAATATCTTGTTTTTCTAGGCGACGATATGTATATAGCGCAGCAGGACTGGCTGAATCACCTATTGGATGTTTTGGATCTTCCGGGGATCGGAGCGGTTTCCCCAGCTGTGATCGACTCGGAAGGTAAAGCTGTTTATATGGGGGGGCGGATCGGTCAGCATGGCGGTGAGTTGTATGAGTGTACATTTTTGGGACAATCATTTTATAGCAAAGACGACCGTGCGCTAACACTTCACATGAGCAGAGAAGTTAGCGTACTGAGCCAGTACTGCTTTTCGGTACGAAAAGATGTTTTTCTACAGGTTGGCGGATTAAATGAAAAATCCACTCCGAATCGATACTTCGGATTGGATTTTAGTTTCAGAATCCAAAACAAGAACCTACGCTGCGCATTTGTTTCGACAAGTATTCTTCTTCATAAAGAAAGAATTGGCGAGAGAAATACCAGTCCGCGAGATAGGGCGTATCTGTACATCATAAAAAAGTGGCACACCGCTCTAAAAAGGGACATCCTGTTTACAGACAGCATGCTACAATACAGTACAGACAGTGACAACTTACCGAATCGCCTGCTCCTCCCTGAAAACCTGCTGAAGGGGGAGAAAGGAGACATTCTGCTTGTAAGTCATGAGTTGTCCCGGACTGGCTCCCCTCAGGTTGTATTTGAGGCTGCCAAAGTCTTGAAGGATCAAGGATATTTTCCAGTTGTAGCTTCTCCGGAGGATGGCCCCTTGTCGAAGGATATTTTGGCGGAAGAGATTCCGGTTATTATTGATCAGGATCTATCAAAATACAGAGCTTATCGCCCGAACGAGACACCCAAGTCCATATCACCGGGTATTGACAACTTGTTGAAAAACTTTGATCTTGTGCTTGTAGCCTCCATTGTTAGTCATAACTTTATCAACTGCTATAATGGTTCGGATATTCCGTTTCTATGGTGGATCCATGATGGTGGGACGGGATATAATTTTCTCAAAAACTATCTACCTAGGTATTTGAAGAGCAATATTTCCGTCTATTGCGGCGGTAGATATGCACAGGAAATGTTGGAGAAATATCGACCGAAATATTATACAGAAGTGCTTTTATATGGTGTAAAAGACTGGGCTGACCTGAAAGAAATAACCGTTCGACGGGAAAAAATACTATTTCTATTTCCTGCTACTTTTGAGATAAGAAAGAATCAGATGTTATTGTTGGAGGCAATAAGCATGTTACCACAGGCTATTGCGGAAAAGGCCGAATTTCTGCTGATAGGCAAAGTTGGTGATGAACTCTACTATCGGAGTGTATACAATAAAGCCAAAGAACTAACCAATGTCAGAATATCCGAGCCAGTTCCCTATGACAAGTTGATGGATATTTACCGTGAGACTGCTTGTGTGGTTGTCCCATCTATTGACGATCCCATGCCGGTTGTCTTGGCGGAGGCAATGATGATGTCCAAGATTGTCTTATGCTCTGACATGACGGGAACGGCACGCTATATTGAGGACGGTGTAAACGGATTTGTATTTAGTAGTAAGAGTGCTTCGGAGCTGGAAAAGAAACTGGAGTACATTATTGGCAACTTTGATACAATGAATGATGTTCGCAAGTCGGGTAGGAAGACATACAAGCAGTATTTTTCTCAGGAAATATTCACCAAAAATTTGGTTAGTGTTGTAGAGAAGAATATAATTCGTTTTACGGAGGATAATCGATGAAAAAATATGTAGTCTTGGGCGGAAACGGTTTTATTGGGAGGAATTTGGTTAATAAGCTAAGTAGAGATAATCATGTGCTAGTGGCGGATAGAACTTACAGCCCGGAATTTGAGGCAATGAATAATATTTCTTATAAGAAATTCAATTTTACAGAAGAAGAGAGCTTTGCCCCGCTTTTAGATGGGGCCGATACAATCATTCACTTAGTTAGTACACTGTTTGCTAAGGACGGTACGGAAAACCTTGCACCCGAGGTGTCTGCCAATGTTCTCTCAACGATTCGTCTTCTGGAAGACATAGCAGGTAGGAATGTTAATCTTCTTTTCGTATCTTCGGGGGGGACGGTGTATGGGGAGGGAGGAGAATTCCCGGCGTTGGAGGATGACTCAAAACATGCTTTTTGTGGATACGCTCTGACCAAGATGATGATCGAAAACACTTTGGAGTTATACCAAAATCAGCATGGACTTCGCTATCAGACCGTGCGTTTGAGTAATCCTTATGGCTTTATGAGCAACAGTGGCCGTATGCAGGGACTTATTCCAATCATAGTGAATCGGGTTTTGCATGGAGAACCGATTACTATATGGGGAGACGGAGAAAACATTCGTGATTATATCTTCATTGATGATGTTGTTGACGCAATTGCAGCAGTCCTGAATTATGAAGGGGACGAAAATATATTCAATGTCGGCACAGGGGTTGGTTATTCCATTAATGAGATTCTTAATTTGGTAATCGAAAAGCTAAGTCCGGAAAAGCCTCCGGTCATTCAATATTCTTCAAGTCGTAAGTGTGATATTAGAAAAAATGTTCTCAATATTGAAAGGATCACGAAATGTACGGGGTGGAAACCGAAAACTGGGATTGAGGAAGGGATTGAGTTGGTGATTCGAGAGTCTAGAACTAAAATACGACCCTCATTCTCAGCTATAGAATAGGTTGTTATATGACACATAATCTACAGTTTTTGAATGAGCAAACAGCAGACCAGTACCAGGAAATGATGGAACATAACTTTTTGTGGCCAGACTGGGAGCCGACTGTTGAAATGATTGACAATGGCGTCATCGTTCCGGCGGAAGCTTTTTATGATGAGGTTGGCAACTATAGATATCGTGGAGGCGTGTTGGACGCAGAGGGGAGATTCGTGAAATCTTCCGGACTATATAAAGGTTTGGACTATGGAAAAGCACCTCTTTCGATGGCGGAGTGTCCTGATGTCAATCCGGATGATTGCACATATATTGACGAGACAGTGGTCTATTATGGTTGCTTTATTTACCATTGGGGACATTTCCTGTTTGAATCGACAAATCGGCTGTGGTATTACTTGCGGGAGAATTGTAAAGCTCAAGGGATCCGACTTGTTGGTATTTTTCTCAATAATAAGCCGGATGGTAACTTTCGGCTTTTTCATGATTTGCTTGGAATCGGACAGGATGACCTTGTTTTCCTGAATCGCCCGACTAGGTTTAGACGTGTGATCGTTCCTAGACCTTCCTGTATGTTGTCGACGGCCCGTACGGTGAATTTTTACTATTCACAAGAGTTTTTAATTCCATTTGATGCAATCCAAAATTCCGTTCCAACGAGTCCAAGCAAAAAGATCTATTTAACCCGTACTAATCTGCAGATGGGCAATACCATCGGTGAGGAAGAGATAGAGGATAATTTCCGAAGAAACGGATTTGACATAGTATCGCCGGAAAATGAGACGCTACCGAAGCTTGTGTCGTTGTTGAAGAACGCTGAAGTCGTTGCTGGGCTAAGCGGCTCCAATACCCATAATCTGTTGTTTGGAGGTTATGGATGTAAAGTGATTATCCTCAACCGAATGCAGAGCACAAACTATCCACAGGAATTGGTGCATCAGGCAAGAAATATTCAGGCAGTTTATATTGATGTTTATTCGACTTTTATGCCGGCTACTCATGGTAATGGCCCGTTTTTGGTAACAGTAAATGAGCATTTGTTCAACTTTCAAGTCTCTGCGGGAATGCTCCCTTACAACTTTTCGTCTTATATTCCCACAGACATTATCGTTAGATATTTACAAAAATGGGGTGTGGTATACCGCAATAACCCATTTGCCGCAACTGCGCTGGATAAATACTATTTTAAAATGAATGACTTTATTGAACAAGTCTATTCATTTTTTATAAAAAATGAACATGGGATTCAGAAACCAATAACGAGAAAAAAACTCCGTCATTTGCTTTGGCTTCATAAGCATGGACTGAAAAGAATATATGAAATGGTTAATACGGATAAAAGTAGACTGTCTGATTTGAATATCATCAGATATTCTTATTATTTCAATGAGCATTGGTATCGTAAGAAATATATGACCCGTGTAAAAGGTGTCGAACCTGCTGCACACTATCTGTATGTCGGATTTAAAGAAGGCAACGACCCGTCCCCGCGGTTTTCTACAAGTGGTTATTTGAACTTGTACCCTGATATTCGCGAAGGCGGGATTAACCCTCTGTGGCATTATGAGAAGCATGGGAAGTATGAAGGTCGTCAGGTTGTCCAGAGCTCTAAAAGTATTTTATAAAGGAGATGGATGAAGTGGCAACGTTACATTTAGGTTTTTCTACTGGGATCGACCAGTATGTTGATAAGGAAGAAGATTTACTTCTAGCTCATTACCGCGGAGAAAAACTGATTGAACACCCGAGAGATAGTCTATTTTATTTAACAACAAAAGAGCGGGAAAACATTTTATCATGGTATCCATTTCAGAACAAAGAAGTACTTGAGATTGGTTCCGGATGTGGATGTATTACAGGTATGCTATGTGATTCCAGTAAAAGAGTTGTTTCTGTTGATCAGTCACAAAAACGTGCACGAATTACGTATGAAAGACATAAGGAAAGAGATAATCTGGAAGTCTACGCTGGAAATATTGCTGATATTCCATTTGAAAAAAAATTTGATTATGTAGTTTTGATTGGCGTTCTGGAGTATGCAGGACGATTTTTTTCGGAATACCCACAGGACGTAGTTTTCTTAAAAATGATTCGGGATTTACTTAAGCCAGATGGTATTTTGCTTATAGCGATTGAGAACCGCTATGGGATAAAGTACTTTGCGGGAGCAAATGAAGATCACTTGGGGAAGCCATATCTGTCTTTGACTGGATATTCAAAAATGGATGTTAGGACATATGGAAAGCAGGAACTGCAGGAACTGCTGGGAAGTTGCGGCTTTTCAAAGACGAAGTTTTACTATCCTTTTCCGGACTACAAATTGCCATCTGTGATCTATTCGGACGATAAGCCGCTATCCTACGCCGATGCTGCACTATTACCTAATTATACCTATGGTAATCCAGTGAATTTTTCGATCCAGGAAGCAATGTCAGGAATTATAAAAAATGGACAGTTTGGATTCTTTTCTAACAGTTTTTTGGTTGAGGCCGGAACAAATGACAGTCATTTTGCAGATATTACATTTGTCAAATTCCAGCCGAAAAGAACTGAAGACTATCAAATCATATCGATCGAACGGGAAGGAAAACGTTTTGTTAAGCGTCCGAGAAGTTCAAATGCCAAAGCGCATCTAGAAAATTATCAAAGGATTCACGAGAAAATGTCAGGAAATGGAATTAGAATTTGCAAGGTTCAAAGATCAAACGATGAATGGCAAGCGGAGTATATTGAAGGAAAATCCATCTCTGAATTGGTCGACCTGGCGGGGGAGAAAAACGGAAAAGACGGCATTCGTCAGGAAATTCAAAATCTTATAGATTATTTCTATAGTATTAGCGAACATGTGGTATTGGATCAGCCGGTCCTTGATGAACTAAAGGGTCTGTACACAGAACCCACATATGTTTTAAGATATGGCCTTGTGGATCTTAATGCAAGTAACCTTCTTTATCAGAACGATGTCGGATACACGCTTATCGATCAAGAATGGGAAGAAATCAGACAAATCCCAACAGATTATGCTATTATGAACTCTATTGGATATTTATACTCAACTTGTTCCACTGTGAAAAGCTTTTACTCGTTAACGAGTCTCTTGGAGGAATTTGGGTTGTCACAAGATAAAGTATCTGTACTTGAGAAAATCTCGGATATTTTTTTCAAAGAAAAGCATTCTGTACTGGACGAAGAAAAATCTATGATATTCGATCAGCTCAGCCAATATGAGATTACTCAACCTCCCCGAAGTGGTTGGGAGGCTGAATTAAATCATCAGAACAAGCAAGTTGGGATCTTGAGTGAGAACTACAATCGGGTTGTTACACAAGTCAAACAACTCGAATCCGAGCTTCGGGAGAAAAATGAACAGGTTGCTGATTTGAGTAAAAATTATAATATTGTCGTAGAACGTATTAGGACACTGGAGAAACTTCTTGAGGAACGAAATCAACAAGTGGCACATTTGAGTGCAAACTACAACCGGGTTGTTAAGATGATTCAAGATTTAGGGCAGAGCAATGGTTGAGGGGATTTCTTTATAATATGGAGGAATATTATGTTTAATCGATTAAAGGAAATTATTCAATATAGAGGAACCATTATTGGCCTTGTCAAAAGAGATTTAAAAGGCAGGTATAAGGGGTCGGTTTTTGGATTTTTCTGGAATTTGATTTTCCCCTTATCCCAAATACTAGTATATATCCTGGTGTTCTCTCAGGTTTTTAAACATGATGTGCCAAATTATTACTTGTTCTTGGTCGTAGCGATGATGCCGTGGCTTACTTTCACAGAATGCATGCAGCAGGGAGGGGGAAGTATTGTTGGACAGTCGAGTCTTGTTAGTAAAATATATTTTCCTAATGAAATTCTCCCTATATCAACAGTAATCGCACGATTTATTAATCTATTGCTGACTTTTGTCATTGTATTTGTGCTGATTTTTATCGGTGGACAAGGATTCAATCCGGAGGCGTTGTTGTATCTTCCTCTAGTGATTATGATCGAATTTATTATGGCGTTGGGAATAACCATTATTTTGTCAGCAATTACAGTCTACTTTCGTGATGTACAGTATATCGTTCAGATGCTATTGATGGCGGGCGTATGGGTAACGCCGGTCTTGTTTGAGCCAGGTATGGTGAAGGGTTTTTTAGCATCTATTATGGCCGCAAATCCCCTCTCCCCGGTGATCACAGCGTTCCGGCAAATTCTCTACTATAAGGAATCCCCAGATATGCCAAGTCTGTGGATGGCAGCTGGTTTTTCGGTAGTCCTGTTGATAATTGCTTTAGTTGTTTTCCGGAAGCTTGAGTCTGGTTTTGCGGAAGAGATATAAATACAGGAGGCTAATGATGTCTGGAGATGTAGTGATTGAAGTTAAAAATGTGAAAAAATCGTTCAAAATCTTTGCGGATAAGAGTCAAACGCTGAAAGGACTCCTCTCCAATATCAAGCGGGCCAAATTTGAGCGAAGAGAGGTTATCAAAGGAATCAGCTTTCAAGTTAAAAAGGGTGAGGTTATTGGTATTATCGGAAAGAACGGTTGCGGTAAGAGTACAACATTAAAAATGCTCTCCAAGCTCTTAAAGCCTAGTGAAGGAGAAATAACGATTAAAGGAAGAGTTTCCAGCCTAATAGAATTAGGGGCGGGATTTCATCCAGATATGACTGGACGGGAGAATATTTATGTGAACGCGTCCATTTTTGGTTATACCAAAAAGGAAATTGACGCGAAGATGGATGAAATTATAAAATTTTCCGAGTTAGAGGATTTTATTGATTCGCCAGTAAGAACGTATTCCTCAGGCATGTATATGCGTCTTGCTTTTTCCGTTGCTATCAGTGTTGACCCGGAGGTCCTTCTGGTAGACGAAATTTTGGGCGTGGGTGATGCTGCTTTCCAAACAAAGTGCTTTAACCGTATTAAG
This window contains:
- a CDS encoding ABC transporter permease, which translates into the protein MFNRLKEIIQYRGTIIGLVKRDLKGRYKGSVFGFFWNLIFPLSQILVYILVFSQVFKHDVPNYYLFLVVAMMPWLTFTECMQQGGGSIVGQSSLVSKIYFPNEILPISTVIARFINLLLTFVIVFVLIFIGGQGFNPEALLYLPLVIMIEFIMALGITIILSAITVYFRDVQYIVQMLLMAGVWVTPVLFEPGMVKGFLASIMAANPLSPVITAFRQILYYKESPDMPSLWMAAGFSVVLLIIALVVFRKLESGFAEEI
- a CDS encoding glycosyltransferase family 61 protein, giving the protein MTHNLQFLNEQTADQYQEMMEHNFLWPDWEPTVEMIDNGVIVPAEAFYDEVGNYRYRGGVLDAEGRFVKSSGLYKGLDYGKAPLSMAECPDVNPDDCTYIDETVVYYGCFIYHWGHFLFESTNRLWYYLRENCKAQGIRLVGIFLNNKPDGNFRLFHDLLGIGQDDLVFLNRPTRFRRVIVPRPSCMLSTARTVNFYYSQEFLIPFDAIQNSVPTSPSKKIYLTRTNLQMGNTIGEEEIEDNFRRNGFDIVSPENETLPKLVSLLKNAEVVAGLSGSNTHNLLFGGYGCKVIILNRMQSTNYPQELVHQARNIQAVYIDVYSTFMPATHGNGPFLVTVNEHLFNFQVSAGMLPYNFSSYIPTDIIVRYLQKWGVVYRNNPFAATALDKYYFKMNDFIEQVYSFFIKNEHGIQKPITRKKLRHLLWLHKHGLKRIYEMVNTDKSRLSDLNIIRYSYYFNEHWYRKKYMTRVKGVEPAAHYLYVGFKEGNDPSPRFSTSGYLNLYPDIREGGINPLWHYEKHGKYEGRQVVQSSKSIL
- a CDS encoding methyltransferase domain-containing protein; translated protein: MATLHLGFSTGIDQYVDKEEDLLLAHYRGEKLIEHPRDSLFYLTTKERENILSWYPFQNKEVLEIGSGCGCITGMLCDSSKRVVSVDQSQKRARITYERHKERDNLEVYAGNIADIPFEKKFDYVVLIGVLEYAGRFFSEYPQDVVFLKMIRDLLKPDGILLIAIENRYGIKYFAGANEDHLGKPYLSLTGYSKMDVRTYGKQELQELLGSCGFSKTKFYYPFPDYKLPSVIYSDDKPLSYADAALLPNYTYGNPVNFSIQEAMSGIIKNGQFGFFSNSFLVEAGTNDSHFADITFVKFQPKRTEDYQIISIEREGKRFVKRPRSSNAKAHLENYQRIHEKMSGNGIRICKVQRSNDEWQAEYIEGKSISELVDLAGEKNGKDGIRQEIQNLIDYFYSISEHVVLDQPVLDELKGLYTEPTYVLRYGLVDLNASNLLYQNDVGYTLIDQEWEEIRQIPTDYAIMNSIGYLYSTCSTVKSFYSLTSLLEEFGLSQDKVSVLEKISDIFFKEKHSVLDEEKSMIFDQLSQYEITQPPRSGWEAELNHQNKQVGILSENYNRVVTQVKQLESELREKNEQVADLSKNYNIVVERIRTLEKLLEERNQQVAHLSANYNRVVKMIQDLGQSNG